In Rhizobium sp. WSM4643, the following are encoded in one genomic region:
- a CDS encoding glycoside hydrolase family 26 protein, which produces MSLTGLLLSGVAVLPPALGSFAEGKPLAMTTSSIAPPTKMPVVTKESITFGAYDPHGDLGASSDSKIEHLFLPWEDVDLRTLALADDYAQARGRTLLISVEPWTWSSDWRQTPQELLHSILDGSRDANMAAVCSTAATLKSPVIIRWGQEMDETDSQFSWSHWQGADYAKAYRRMVEVCKDHLKTAKYMWSPKGNEGLQAFYPGNDVVDLIGLSVFGLEQYDRDKTGRDQTFAEHLAPGYARVAGYGKPIMVAELGYEGSDSYVRNWAESVTKRYPQFPALSAVIYFNDREVYPWPDGYGRPDWRVVRESIN; this is translated from the coding sequence TTGTCGTTAACCGGCCTGCTGCTGTCGGGAGTCGCGGTCCTGCCGCCCGCTCTGGGCAGCTTTGCCGAAGGGAAGCCGCTTGCAATGACGACATCGTCCATTGCGCCGCCGACCAAAATGCCTGTTGTCACGAAGGAGTCGATCACGTTCGGCGCCTATGACCCGCACGGAGATTTAGGCGCCTCGTCCGATTCGAAGATCGAACACCTCTTCCTGCCCTGGGAAGATGTCGATCTGCGCACCCTCGCCCTCGCCGACGATTATGCGCAAGCGCGTGGCCGCACCCTGCTGATCTCGGTCGAGCCCTGGACCTGGTCGAGCGATTGGCGCCAAACCCCGCAGGAACTGCTGCACAGCATCCTGGACGGTTCGCGCGATGCGAATATGGCCGCCGTCTGCTCGACTGCTGCCACGCTGAAAAGTCCGGTCATCATTCGCTGGGGACAGGAAATGGACGAAACCGACAGCCAGTTCTCCTGGTCGCATTGGCAGGGCGCCGATTATGCCAAGGCCTATCGCCGGATGGTGGAGGTCTGCAAAGACCACCTGAAGACGGCCAAGTACATGTGGTCACCGAAGGGCAATGAGGGGCTTCAAGCCTTTTATCCCGGCAACGATGTCGTCGATCTCATCGGGCTCTCGGTCTTTGGCCTGGAGCAATACGACAGGGACAAGACTGGCCGTGACCAGACGTTTGCCGAGCACCTTGCGCCCGGATACGCCCGTGTCGCCGGTTACGGCAAGCCCATCATGGTTGCCGAACTCGGCTACGAAGGCAGCGATTCCTACGTGCGAAACTGGGCCGAGAGCGTAACGAAACGCTATCCCCAGTTCCCGGCGCTCAGCGCCGTTATCTACTTCAACGACCGCGAAGTCTATCCGTGGCCGGACGGCTATGGCCGCCCCGACTGGCGGGTCGTCCGCGAAAGCATCAATTGA
- a CDS encoding glycosyltransferase family 2 protein, whose product MTELAISQATHAPEPSHEPFLVPVLTGHRRAEYLFLTAVWACAFAYFWIWWLEPRHHVDLFGTITVSLVLAWVTALPAYFIVVFYRAARPNGPLRLPAGSRVAMVVTKAPAEPFAVVRETLLAMLAQEVEHDTWLADEDPSPETLDWCSGHGVLVSTRKGRSDYHRTSWPRRTRCKEGNLAFFYDHYGYSRYDFVAQLDADHVPAPDYLFHMLRPFSDPEVGYVSAPSICDKNASESWSARGRLYAEASMHGSLQAGYNGGLAPLCIGSHYAVRTVALQQIGGLGPELAEDHSTTLMMNAGGWRGVHALDAIAHGDGPRTFSDLVTQEFQWSRSLVMVLLRYSPSLVGRLPPRLKFQFLFSQLWYPLFAFFMLLMFALPIIALVRGQNFVTVTYPDFLAHFAPLSIALVVMAYRWRASSSFRPYDAKILSWECMLFLFARWPWALAGTLAAVHDFVTGSFVDFRVTPKGRSEVDLLPVRVLAPYAVLALIAVLPALAIGHAGASKGGYFFTILNAAIYCALLLVIVGRHSKENTVAAAPRFYRPAMATVLLALVALPGVATIMRGKDAAEALAWGSGRLQLFEERYAVSGAGLGGTALRTIFFKPRWISAPEEIQLRTDAAQPELRPSVEELHNA is encoded by the coding sequence GTGACCGAACTTGCGATTAGCCAAGCGACGCATGCTCCGGAACCCTCGCACGAGCCGTTTCTTGTCCCGGTTCTCACAGGACATCGGCGGGCCGAATATCTGTTCTTGACGGCCGTATGGGCCTGCGCCTTCGCCTATTTCTGGATCTGGTGGCTGGAGCCGCGCCATCACGTCGATCTCTTCGGCACGATTACGGTGAGCCTCGTTCTTGCCTGGGTTACCGCTCTGCCGGCCTATTTCATCGTCGTCTTCTATCGGGCGGCAAGACCGAACGGTCCCTTGCGCCTGCCGGCGGGCAGTCGAGTGGCCATGGTCGTGACCAAGGCGCCGGCGGAACCCTTCGCGGTCGTCCGTGAAACCCTGCTGGCAATGCTTGCCCAGGAGGTGGAACACGACACCTGGCTTGCCGACGAAGACCCTTCCCCCGAGACTCTCGACTGGTGCTCCGGGCACGGGGTCCTCGTCTCAACCCGCAAGGGGCGATCCGATTATCATCGGACGTCGTGGCCCCGACGCACGCGGTGCAAGGAAGGCAACCTCGCCTTCTTCTACGACCACTACGGCTACAGCCGCTACGATTTCGTGGCGCAACTCGATGCGGATCATGTTCCCGCGCCCGACTATCTCTTCCACATGCTGCGTCCGTTCTCCGATCCAGAGGTCGGCTATGTCTCAGCCCCCAGCATTTGCGACAAGAACGCTTCCGAAAGCTGGTCGGCACGTGGAAGGCTCTATGCCGAAGCCAGCATGCATGGCTCGCTCCAAGCCGGTTACAATGGCGGCCTGGCGCCGCTGTGCATAGGGTCGCATTACGCAGTGCGTACCGTCGCCCTCCAACAGATCGGCGGCCTCGGTCCGGAGTTGGCTGAAGACCATTCGACGACATTGATGATGAATGCCGGCGGCTGGCGGGGTGTGCATGCGTTGGATGCCATCGCCCATGGTGACGGCCCGAGAACCTTCAGCGATCTCGTGACGCAGGAATTCCAGTGGTCGCGCAGCCTGGTCATGGTGCTGTTGCGGTACTCGCCGAGCCTCGTCGGCCGGCTGCCGCCCCGGCTCAAGTTCCAGTTCCTCTTTTCGCAACTCTGGTATCCGCTTTTTGCGTTCTTCATGTTGCTCATGTTTGCGTTGCCGATCATCGCGCTCGTGCGCGGCCAGAACTTCGTGACGGTGACCTATCCCGATTTCCTGGCGCATTTCGCACCGCTTTCTATCGCTCTCGTGGTGATGGCTTATCGCTGGCGCGCCAGCAGCTCGTTCCGCCCCTACGACGCCAAGATCCTGAGTTGGGAATGCATGCTCTTTCTCTTTGCGCGCTGGCCCTGGGCGCTCGCCGGCACGCTGGCTGCGGTGCACGATTTTGTGACAGGCTCCTTCGTCGATTTCCGCGTCACGCCGAAAGGGCGGTCCGAAGTCGATCTGCTGCCGGTGCGTGTCCTGGCGCCTTACGCTGTGCTGGCGCTCATCGCCGTATTGCCCGCCCTGGCAATCGGCCATGCCGGCGCCTCCAAGGGGGGTTACTTCTTCACCATCCTGAACGCGGCAATCTACTGCGCGCTGCTGTTGGTCATCGTCGGGCGCCATTCGAAGGAAAATACGGTTGCGGCGGCCCCGCGTTTCTACCGTCCGGCGATGGCGACCGTGCTTCTTGCGCTCGTCGCGCTGCCGGGGGTTGCAACCATCATGCGCGGAAAGGACGCGGCCGAGGCACTCGCCTGGGGCAGCGGCCGCCTTCAGCTGTTCGAAGAGCGCTATGCCGTCTCCGGTGCGGGCCTGGGCGGGACCGCCCTGCGCACGATCTTCTTCAAACCACGATGGATTTCCGCTCCGGAGGAGATCCAACTGAGAACGGATGCCGCTCAACCGGAGTTGCGGCCGAGCGTGGAGGAATTACACAATGCATAG
- the galE gene encoding UDP-glucose 4-epimerase GalE, which yields MDAPRVLVTGGAGYIGSHTAKLLRSEGIEPVVYDNLTTGNRSSVRWGPFVEGDVLDSSCLIEVIEKYAPDAVIHFAASAYVGESVENPAKYYNNNVCGALSLIDACRQTGLQNVIFSSSCAVYGVPSVLPINETLPKAPINPYGKTKLMFEHMLADYAAAYGLRYVALRYFNACGADPDGELGEWHVPETHLIPRALLAAAGRIPHLEIFGDDYDTPDGTCIRDYIHVADLARAHVQAFTHLAKGGANLTVNLGTGRGFSIRDVLRVIEETTGCEVPVVIHPRRPGDPASLYADASLARETLCFQPRYSDLETIVRTAAPFFGLEARA from the coding sequence ATGGATGCGCCCCGGGTCCTTGTCACGGGTGGTGCCGGCTATATCGGCAGCCACACCGCCAAGCTCCTCCGCTCGGAGGGGATTGAGCCTGTCGTCTACGACAATCTCACGACCGGAAACCGTTCGTCCGTGCGCTGGGGGCCCTTCGTCGAAGGTGACGTCCTCGACTCGTCATGCCTGATCGAGGTCATCGAGAAATATGCTCCCGATGCCGTTATCCACTTTGCCGCCTCGGCCTACGTGGGCGAGTCGGTGGAAAACCCAGCGAAATATTACAACAACAATGTCTGCGGTGCATTGTCGCTTATCGATGCCTGCCGGCAGACGGGGCTTCAGAACGTCATCTTCTCATCGAGCTGTGCCGTCTACGGCGTCCCCTCCGTGCTGCCGATCAACGAGACGTTGCCGAAGGCTCCGATCAATCCCTACGGCAAGACCAAGCTGATGTTCGAGCATATGCTCGCCGATTATGCGGCGGCCTACGGCCTGCGGTATGTTGCCCTGCGTTACTTCAATGCCTGTGGAGCCGATCCGGACGGCGAGCTTGGCGAATGGCACGTTCCGGAAACCCATCTCATTCCGCGGGCGCTGCTGGCCGCGGCCGGCCGGATTCCGCACCTGGAGATATTCGGCGATGATTACGATACCCCTGACGGCACCTGCATAAGGGACTATATCCACGTCGCCGATCTCGCGCGCGCCCATGTTCAGGCCTTCACTCATCTTGCCAAAGGCGGAGCAAACCTCACTGTCAACCTCGGCACCGGGCGGGGTTTTTCCATCAGGGACGTCCTGCGCGTGATCGAGGAAACGACCGGGTGCGAAGTCCCGGTCGTCATCCATCCACGCCGGCCGGGCGATCCGGCCAGCCTCTACGCCGACGCCAGCCTGGCCCGCGAGACGCTCTGCTTCCAGCCTCGATATTCCGACCTCGAAACCATCGTGCGGACGGCGGCTCCGTTCTTCGGACTGGAGGCGCGCGCGTGA
- a CDS encoding UDP-glucuronic acid decarboxylase family protein, producing MNYLGKIRARSVQTSAGDANNSSGISRAPKRVLVTGGAGFLGSHLCETLLAAGHQVICLDNFSTGMRRNIVHLKRVDRFNVVAHDIVQPLDLEVDEIYNLACPASPPHYQADPIHTTKTCVLGSLNLLELAARTGARILQASTSEVYGDPNVHPQVESYWGNVNSFGPRSCYDEGKRCAETLFFDFHKTHGVEIKIIRIFNTYGPRMRPDDGRVVSNFIVQALTGQDITIYGDGSQTRSFCFVDDLIGGMVRMMASPSSLTGPVNLGNPGEFTIRELAEQVIGLTGSRSQIIHRALPVDDPRQRRPDISLAMQELDWRPKIDLSSGLRQTIDYFDGLLTRPARELEAV from the coding sequence GTGAACTATCTTGGTAAGATTCGTGCGCGCTCTGTGCAAACTTCGGCTGGTGATGCAAATAATTCATCCGGAATATCTCGTGCTCCCAAGAGAGTTCTTGTCACCGGCGGCGCAGGCTTCCTCGGATCACATCTGTGCGAGACGCTTTTGGCCGCCGGACACCAGGTGATCTGCCTCGACAACTTTTCCACAGGCATGCGGCGCAATATCGTCCATCTGAAGCGGGTCGATCGCTTCAATGTCGTCGCCCACGATATCGTCCAGCCGCTCGATCTGGAAGTCGACGAGATCTATAATCTCGCCTGCCCGGCATCGCCCCCGCATTATCAGGCCGATCCGATCCATACGACAAAGACCTGCGTGCTGGGCTCCCTCAACCTTCTGGAGCTGGCCGCGCGCACCGGCGCACGCATCCTTCAGGCATCCACCTCCGAAGTCTACGGCGACCCGAACGTCCACCCGCAAGTCGAAAGCTACTGGGGCAACGTCAATTCGTTCGGGCCGCGCTCCTGCTACGACGAGGGCAAGCGGTGCGCAGAGACGCTGTTCTTCGACTTCCACAAGACGCACGGCGTCGAGATCAAGATCATCCGCATCTTCAACACCTATGGCCCGCGGATGCGTCCGGACGACGGCCGCGTCGTCTCGAATTTCATCGTTCAGGCCCTGACGGGGCAGGACATCACGATATATGGCGACGGTTCGCAGACCCGCTCGTTCTGTTTCGTCGATGATCTCATCGGCGGCATGGTCCGCATGATGGCCTCACCGTCGTCGCTGACGGGGCCTGTCAATCTCGGCAATCCGGGCGAATTCACGATCCGGGAGCTGGCCGAGCAGGTGATCGGATTGACCGGCTCGCGGTCGCAAATCATCCACCGCGCTCTGCCGGTTGACGACCCCCGTCAGCGTCGCCCCGATATTTCGCTTGCCATGCAGGAACTCGACTGGCGGCCGAAGATCGACTTGTCGAGCGGCCTGCGTCAGACGATCGACTATTTCGATGGCCTTCTCACCCGTCCGGCACGCGAACTGGAGGCGGTCTGA
- a CDS encoding helix-turn-helix domain-containing protein — protein MTTGSDSDDDAAAEQERPAHMERRRWPREPALRKERPPHASPALEPLRFSTQDLPPAEQFQAWRAHMAPLVDVHLPEGKSPEDGFLAEQIGWHLGDILIVQQRAQAHRYVRDQAMLRSSPIDHWNVGLQLSGQAWTEVNRRVTETGAGEILFISVGSPYRGRMTDTEALLVFLPYELLARDASLLQSAGNTVLSGSHAELLTGYLTGLETNLGNLTIEEVPRIIQTIGDMVVAGAASSTRTDTGQNQTNMGLMERAHRYVHVNLHSENLTPDMMCRALGISRTRLYQLFEASGGVLNYIRKRRLLQAYADLSNSADHRPIAEIAEAAGFEVAANFTRAFIHEFGLSPREIRRTAATQQRPAPAIRSTRRYGKTIGDWLARTS, from the coding sequence ATGACTACAGGGTCTGATTCCGACGATGATGCTGCCGCGGAACAGGAACGGCCGGCGCATATGGAGCGGCGGCGCTGGCCGCGTGAACCGGCCTTACGCAAGGAACGCCCACCCCATGCCTCCCCTGCACTTGAGCCGCTGCGATTCTCGACGCAGGACCTGCCACCGGCAGAACAATTCCAGGCCTGGCGGGCACATATGGCGCCGCTCGTGGATGTTCATCTGCCGGAGGGAAAATCACCGGAAGACGGGTTCCTCGCGGAGCAGATCGGCTGGCACCTCGGCGATATCCTCATCGTCCAGCAACGCGCGCAGGCCCACAGATATGTCCGCGATCAGGCCATGCTTCGATCGAGCCCCATCGACCACTGGAACGTCGGCCTGCAGCTCAGCGGCCAAGCCTGGACCGAGGTCAACCGTCGTGTCACCGAGACCGGTGCCGGCGAGATACTTTTCATATCTGTCGGCAGCCCCTATCGCGGACGGATGACCGATACCGAAGCTTTGCTCGTGTTCCTGCCGTATGAGCTGCTGGCTCGCGATGCGAGCCTTCTCCAGAGCGCCGGCAACACGGTTCTTTCGGGTAGCCACGCCGAGTTGCTCACGGGTTATCTCACGGGCCTCGAAACGAACCTCGGCAATCTGACGATAGAGGAAGTGCCCCGGATCATCCAAACCATCGGCGATATGGTCGTTGCGGGCGCCGCATCGTCCACAAGGACTGATACCGGTCAAAACCAGACCAACATGGGACTGATGGAGCGGGCGCACCGCTACGTTCACGTCAATCTCCATTCGGAAAACTTGACGCCGGACATGATGTGCCGCGCGTTGGGGATTTCGCGGACGCGGCTTTACCAGCTGTTTGAGGCGAGCGGAGGCGTGCTCAATTATATTCGCAAGCGGCGATTGCTGCAGGCCTATGCCGATCTCAGCAATTCGGCCGACCACAGGCCGATTGCGGAAATCGCAGAAGCCGCCGGTTTCGAGGTCGCCGCCAATTTTACGCGCGCCTTCATCCACGAATTCGGACTGAGCCCGCGTGAGATCCGAAGGACGGCGGCAACCCAACAGCGGCCGGCTCCGGCCATCCGCTCCACGCGGCGTTACGGAAAAACGATCGGTGATTGGCTGGCCCGGACGAGTTGA
- a CDS encoding VOC family protein gives MRLNHLDFHVPDIAATADFFIRHFGLRLKDMRGRNGLAILEDDAGLEIVLSHAIAKFGTANQVEIGRRTYHIGFILPERADVDAVHAGLAAAGATLSGPPAAMRGGWLFYCTAPGNILVEIGWRPG, from the coding sequence ATGCGCTTGAACCACCTCGATTTCCACGTACCCGACATCGCTGCCACCGCGGATTTCTTCATCCGCCATTTCGGCCTGAGACTTAAGGATATGCGCGGCCGGAACGGTCTCGCGATCCTCGAAGACGATGCCGGCCTCGAAATCGTCCTCAGCCACGCAATCGCAAAATTCGGCACCGCCAATCAGGTGGAGATCGGGCGCCGGACCTATCACATCGGCTTCATTCTGCCCGAAAGGGCGGATGTCGATGCGGTCCATGCCGGGCTTGCGGCTGCCGGTGCGACCCTGTCTGGTCCGCCGGCCGCCATGCGCGGCGGCTGGCTGTTTTATTGCACGGCGCCAGGAAACATCCTCGTCGAAATCGGCTGGCGGCCGGGTTAG